A single Bacteroidota bacterium DNA region contains:
- a CDS encoding glycine-rich protein, translated as MKNYFKVSCGVLLILVFILVSFNANSQGTAVNTTGAGPDNSAIFDVSSTQKGMLIPRMTEQERNAIVNPANGLTILNTTSNCFNVYLNGYWTQLCPNCIAPAAPTASSNAPICSGDTLRLFASTVPGATQYSWTGPNGFSSTAQNPKIPGALLGGIYQVAASNGVCTGNSGSITVTVNPVPSSAFTANPSSPIINVACVFNPSLTGATYSWTFQSGSPASSTSQNPSVIWSATGTYNVSLTVSQNGCQSTTNSQIIVNSCYNHGLNQVFSYTGAMQTWTVPAGICTVTIEVWGAEGGAGGGNYQLGGLGGYATGTLNVTSGQVMNIFVGGKGVDNTNGAAGGWNGGGVSAQGYTGCGAAGSMGGSGGGGSDVRIGGTALTDRIIVAGGGGGGGNDISTRAGEGGGITGGNGAGPYMGYGGTQTAGGTQGTYCYCTCASDGSLGQGGYGNANDGGGGGGGYYGGGGGGNNDGGGGGSGYIGGVQSGSMQNGIQSGNGQVKISY; from the coding sequence ATGAAAAACTATTTTAAAGTTTCTTGCGGTGTACTTCTTATTCTGGTATTTATTTTGGTTTCATTCAACGCCAATAGTCAGGGAACTGCAGTGAATACTACCGGTGCCGGGCCGGATAATTCCGCAATATTTGATGTGAGCAGCACACAGAAAGGGATGCTGATTCCGCGAATGACGGAGCAAGAGCGCAATGCCATTGTGAATCCCGCCAATGGATTAACCATACTGAATACTACGAGCAATTGTTTTAATGTTTACCTCAATGGATATTGGACACAACTTTGTCCTAATTGCATTGCTCCTGCTGCACCAACTGCCAGCAGTAACGCACCAATTTGCAGTGGCGACACGCTCAGATTATTTGCAAGCACGGTGCCCGGAGCAACTCAGTATTCATGGACCGGACCCAATGGTTTTTCCTCCACAGCACAAAATCCAAAAATTCCAGGTGCTCTTTTGGGCGGTATTTATCAGGTTGCTGCTTCAAATGGAGTGTGCACAGGTAATTCCGGGAGTATAACTGTAACTGTAAATCCGGTTCCATCCTCGGCATTTACAGCCAATCCATCAAGTCCGATTATTAATGTGGCTTGTGTATTTAATCCGTCGTTAACAGGTGCAACTTATAGCTGGACATTCCAGTCGGGCAGTCCGGCTAGCAGTACGTCACAAAATCCATCTGTAATCTGGAGCGCAACCGGAACGTACAATGTTTCGTTGACGGTTTCACAGAACGGATGTCAGTCTACTACAAATTCTCAGATAATTGTGAACAGTTGTTATAACCATGGTCTGAATCAGGTGTTTTCGTACACCGGTGCAATGCAAACATGGACTGTACCTGCCGGAATTTGTACAGTGACTATTGAAGTATGGGGTGCTGAAGGCGGTGCCGGTGGAGGCAACTACCAGTTAGGCGGTTTGGGCGGATATGCTACAGGTACTTTGAATGTTACTTCCGGCCAGGTGATGAATATTTTTGTTGGTGGCAAAGGTGTTGACAATACTAACGGTGCGGCCGGAGGCTGGAATGGCGGTGGGGTTTCTGCCCAGGGTTATACCGGTTGTGGCGCAGCCGGATCAATGGGTGGTTCAGGTGGCGGTGGTTCCGATGTTCGCATTGGAGGCACGGCGCTTACTGACAGGATAATTGTCGCCGGTGGTGGCGGTGGCGGCGGAAATGATATTTCAACCAGAGCAGGCGAGGGTGGAGGAATTACCGGAGGCAATGGCGCCGGACCATATATGGGTTATGGTGGTACTCAGACTGCCGGAGGCACTCAGGGAACCTATTGTTATTGTACCTGTGCATCTGACGGAAGCTTAGGTCAGGGCGGATATGGTAATGCAAATGATGGCGGCGGCGGCGGTGGCGGATATTATGGCGGCGGCGGCGGCGGTAACAACGATGGCGGTGGTGGTGGCTCCGGCTATATAGGCGGCGTGCAGAGCGGAAGTATGCAAAACGGAATTCAATCCGGCAATGGTCAGGTAAAAATTAGTTATTAA
- a CDS encoding sulfite exporter TauE/SafE family protein, whose translation MEFQHLLIAGIAALAAGFVNAVAGGGTLITFPVLIALGVSPVSANVTNTIALCPGFFGGTFAQRHDIASLKERFLVLMPFGIAGGIAGGLLLLHTTESSFRVLIPYLILFASILLAVQSQLKKIITRKNRSAVPSFIHKAGTFLLIFLASVYGGYFGAGLGVMLIAVLGLVYNDNINKLNALKQALSLCINLTAAVYFAFSGKAQWSFVIVMAAGALAGGTIGGKLARKMNPGIFRWLIVCTGIIVSLFYFFK comes from the coding sequence ATGGAGTTTCAGCATCTCCTCATTGCAGGCATTGCGGCTTTGGCAGCCGGTTTTGTAAATGCTGTTGCCGGTGGTGGTACTCTTATAACTTTTCCGGTTCTAATTGCCCTTGGTGTCAGTCCGGTTTCAGCTAACGTTACAAATACTATTGCTCTTTGTCCGGGCTTTTTCGGCGGAACTTTTGCCCAGCGACATGACATCGCCTCGCTGAAGGAACGTTTTTTGGTACTGATGCCTTTCGGTATTGCCGGCGGTATTGCTGGCGGGCTTCTGTTGCTTCATACAACGGAATCATCTTTCAGGGTGCTGATTCCTTACCTGATACTTTTTGCAAGTATATTACTTGCAGTACAAAGCCAACTTAAAAAAATAATTACCCGAAAGAATCGTAGTGCTGTTCCTTCTTTTATTCATAAAGCAGGCACTTTTCTGCTTATTTTTCTGGCTTCGGTTTATGGTGGTTACTTCGGGGCCGGTTTGGGAGTAATGCTCATTGCTGTTCTGGGCTTGGTTTACAACGATAATATAAACAAACTGAATGCGCTGAAGCAAGCACTTTCACTTTGCATCAACCTTACGGCAGCTGTCTATTTTGCATTTTCCGGTAAAGCACAATGGTCGTTCGTAATAGTGATGGCTGCAGGTGCTTTGGCGGGTGGAACAATAGGCGGAAAGCTTGCGCGCAAAATGAATCCCGGAATTTTCAGATGGCTCATCGTGTGCACCGGTATCATCGTCAGTCTTTTCTACTTCTTCAAATAG